From the bacterium genome, the window GAGCCTTTATTTGTGAGGGGACAGGGAACGCGTCTTTGGGATTCCAAAGGGAAGTCCTACCTTGATTTCGTATCTGGTATCGCGGTCTGCAGCGTTGGCCATTGCCATCCGAAGCTTAGTCAAGCAATCGCCGAGCAGGCGGCAGCGCTTATTCATGTTAGCAACCTCTACCT encodes:
- a CDS encoding aminotransferase class III-fold pyridoxal phosphate-dependent enzyme — encoded protein: MKSCTDVEMIRAWNDANVMSTYMRPEPLFVRGQGTRLWDSKGKSYLDFVSGIAVCSVGHCHPKLSQAIAEQAAALIHVSNLYL